The Halofilum ochraceum genome includes a region encoding these proteins:
- the rpsP gene encoding 30S ribosomal protein S16 encodes MVSIRLSRGGAKKRPFYEIVVADSRSPRSGRIIERLGLFNPVARGQSPRLRLDLERLDKWVADGAQMSDRVVSLAKEQRRADQKSA; translated from the coding sequence ATGGTTTCGATTCGACTCAGCCGCGGGGGCGCCAAGAAGCGTCCGTTTTACGAAATTGTCGTCGCCGACAGCCGGAGCCCCCGTTCGGGCCGTATCATCGAGCGGCTGGGCCTGTTCAACCCGGTGGCGCGTGGCCAGTCGCCGCGTCTGCGTCTCGATCTCGAACGCCTGGACAAGTGGGTGGCGGATGGCGCGCAGATGAGCGACCGCGTCGTCAGCCTCGCGAAGGAGCAGCGGCGCGCCGACCAGAAGTCCGCCTGA
- the ffh gene encoding signal recognition particle protein has protein sequence MFDSLTERLGKTLKNVRGQGRLTEDNIRDTMREIRMALLEADVALPVVKQFVERARQRALGREVVRSVSPGQALVKVVNDELVAVMGGEQTELNLRTRPPAVILVAGLQGAGKTTTVAKLARRLSERDRKRVAVASADIHRPAARDQLETLAGEVGVQYLGVAGANDAVGIARGALEEARRSAHDVLIIDTAGRLAIDEAMMAEVRDVHAALEPAETLFVVDSLSGQDAAQTAKAFDEALPLTGVVLTKTDGDARGGAALSVRMVTGKPIKFLGAGEKTDALEVFHPDRIASRILGKGDVVSLVEEAQQNVDTDKADKLAKKLKKGKGFDLSDLREQLDQMNQMGGVSAMMDKLPGMGGMSKAQMQQAAGAAGQTTHMIAIIDSMTPTERRRPDSINGSRKRRIANGSGTRVQDVNRLLKQHTQMAKMMKKASKKGGMEKMMRGMGGGGQMPPGMGGS, from the coding sequence TTGTTTGACAGTCTCACAGAACGCCTCGGCAAAACCCTCAAGAACGTCCGTGGTCAGGGGCGCCTGACCGAGGACAATATCCGCGACACCATGCGCGAGATCCGCATGGCCCTGCTCGAAGCGGATGTCGCACTGCCGGTCGTCAAGCAGTTTGTCGAACGGGCACGTCAGCGGGCCCTTGGCCGCGAGGTCGTGCGCAGCGTGTCGCCCGGCCAGGCGCTGGTAAAGGTCGTCAACGACGAGCTCGTGGCCGTCATGGGTGGGGAGCAGACCGAGCTCAATCTGCGGACCCGCCCGCCGGCTGTCATCCTCGTGGCCGGGCTGCAGGGCGCCGGCAAGACCACGACCGTCGCGAAGCTCGCGCGGCGCCTGAGTGAACGTGACCGCAAACGTGTCGCCGTGGCCAGCGCGGATATTCACCGCCCGGCGGCCCGCGATCAGCTCGAGACGCTGGCGGGTGAGGTTGGCGTCCAGTACCTGGGCGTCGCGGGCGCGAACGACGCCGTCGGTATCGCGCGCGGCGCGCTCGAAGAGGCTCGGCGCTCGGCGCACGATGTCCTGATCATCGATACGGCGGGACGCCTCGCGATCGACGAGGCGATGATGGCCGAGGTCCGGGACGTCCACGCGGCGCTTGAACCCGCAGAGACCCTGTTCGTGGTCGACAGCCTCAGCGGTCAGGATGCGGCCCAGACCGCAAAGGCGTTCGACGAGGCGTTGCCGCTGACGGGCGTGGTCCTCACCAAGACCGATGGCGACGCCCGGGGTGGCGCCGCGCTGTCGGTGCGTATGGTCACCGGCAAGCCGATCAAGTTCCTCGGGGCCGGTGAGAAGACCGATGCCCTGGAGGTCTTCCATCCGGATCGCATCGCGTCCCGGATCCTCGGCAAGGGCGACGTCGTCAGCCTGGTCGAGGAGGCGCAGCAGAATGTCGATACCGACAAGGCCGACAAACTCGCGAAGAAGCTGAAAAAGGGCAAGGGCTTCGATCTGTCGGATCTGCGCGAGCAGCTTGATCAGATGAACCAGATGGGCGGCGTGAGTGCCATGATGGACAAGCTGCCCGGGATGGGCGGCATGTCGAAGGCCCAGATGCAGCAGGCCGCGGGCGCCGCCGGCCAGACCACCCATATGATCGCGATCATCGATTCCATGACGCCGACCGAGCGGCGCCGGCCCGACAGCATCAACGGCTCGCGCAAGCGACGCATCGCCAACGGCTCCGGCACCCGCGTGCAGGATGTCAATCGCCTGCTCAAGCAGCATACCCAGATGGCGAAGATGATGAAGAAGGCCTCGAAGAAGGGCGGTATGGAGAAAATGATGCGCGGCATGGGCGGTGGTGGCCAGATGCCGCCGGGCATGGGCGGCTCCTGA
- a CDS encoding MBL fold metallo-hydrolase: MQVRVLGCSGGIGAGLLTTAFLVDDDVLIDAGTGVGDLSYEDMKDIRHVFVTHSHLDHVASIPLLVDSLFDELTEPLVVHAQQVTIDALRRHIFNWEIWPDFTRLPNPERPVMRFEPIEAGETHRVGARTFEAIEVAHTVPAVGYLCSNGTSAFCFSGDTTTNDTLWPALNRSEHLDLLIVEVGFPDRQAELAHLSRHYSPQSLAADLAKLDRRPRIAVTHIKPGDEDLIMDELEAALPGYDIHRLQGDDAFTL; the protein is encoded by the coding sequence ATGCAGGTGCGGGTATTGGGGTGCAGCGGAGGAATCGGTGCCGGACTGCTGACGACCGCGTTCCTCGTTGATGACGATGTCCTGATCGACGCTGGCACGGGCGTCGGCGATCTGTCGTATGAGGACATGAAGGATATCCGCCATGTCTTCGTCACGCATTCGCATCTCGATCACGTGGCCAGTATCCCGCTGCTGGTCGATTCGCTGTTTGATGAGCTGACCGAACCGCTGGTCGTGCATGCGCAGCAGGTCACGATCGACGCGTTGCGCCGGCATATCTTCAACTGGGAAATCTGGCCGGATTTCACCCGTCTGCCCAATCCCGAACGACCGGTTATGCGGTTTGAGCCGATCGAGGCCGGGGAGACCCACCGCGTCGGGGCGCGCACATTCGAGGCCATCGAGGTCGCGCATACGGTTCCGGCTGTCGGCTACCTGTGCTCGAACGGCACTTCGGCGTTCTGTTTTTCCGGCGATACCACGACCAACGACACGCTCTGGCCGGCGCTCAACCGGTCCGAGCATCTCGATCTCCTCATCGTGGAGGTCGGCTTCCCGGACCGGCAGGCCGAACTCGCTCACCTCTCGCGGCATTACAGCCCGCAGTCGCTGGCGGCGGATCTGGCCAAACTCGATCGCCGCCCGCGCATCGCCGTGACCCACATCAAGCCCGGCGACGAGGACCTGATCATGGATGAACTGGAGGCAGCGCTGCCCGGATATGACATCCATCGGCTTCAGGGCGACGACGCGTTCACGCTATAA
- the pyrF gene encoding orotidine-5'-phosphate decarboxylase, with product MGKAGIDRRRIIVALDYADVESAEGIVARLDPSLCRLKVGNELFTRAGPAFIERLQARGFDVFLDLKYHDIPNTVAAACQAAADLGVWMVNVHALGGRRMLEAARTALDAYASPPLLIAVTVLTSLESRDLGEIGFDTEPGRLASRLAVLADDSGCDGVVCSAREAGAMRSAHGADFRLVTPGIRPVGARPDDQRRTLTPEEAVTAGADYLVMGRPITGAADPLMALQDALGEVDAASGM from the coding sequence ATGGGGAAGGCGGGGATTGATCGGCGCAGGATCATTGTTGCCCTCGATTATGCCGATGTGGAATCCGCCGAGGGCATTGTCGCCAGGCTGGATCCTTCGCTGTGTCGGCTGAAAGTGGGTAATGAACTCTTTACCCGGGCGGGGCCTGCTTTCATCGAGCGGCTCCAGGCGCGCGGCTTCGACGTCTTTCTCGACCTCAAGTACCACGACATCCCGAATACGGTGGCCGCAGCCTGTCAGGCCGCCGCGGATCTCGGCGTGTGGATGGTGAACGTGCATGCGCTGGGCGGGCGCCGGATGCTCGAGGCGGCACGCACCGCGCTGGATGCGTATGCCAGCCCACCGTTGCTGATCGCGGTTACCGTACTCACCAGCCTCGAAAGCCGTGACCTGGGCGAGATCGGTTTCGATACCGAGCCGGGCCGACTCGCTTCGCGGTTGGCGGTGCTCGCGGACGACAGTGGCTGTGATGGCGTCGTGTGCTCCGCACGCGAGGCCGGGGCGATGCGGAGCGCGCATGGCGCGGACTTCCGCCTCGTGACGCCAGGGATCCGGCCGGTGGGGGCGCGGCCTGACGATCAGCGCCGCACGCTCACGCCGGAGGAGGCGGTCACCGCGGGTGCCGATTATCTGGTCATGGGCCGCCCGATCACGGGCGCAGCCGATCCGCTGATGGCCCTCCAGGATGCCCTTGGGGAGGTGGACGCGGCGTCAGGGATGTGA